In Thalassotalea fonticola, a single genomic region encodes these proteins:
- a CDS encoding sigma-54-dependent transcriptional regulator: MMNKKILVVDDEINICRSIKACLQPEGYTVTSCLQADKAFSCLLDEFFDVAIIDIRLGKSSGIELFKQMLSENIATPVIFISGNASLNEAAQTLKLGAYDFIEKPFNVDKLLVTIKNCLDFQKLKTRVSNLEGAQQSELLGEHPLMDKLRLEISKVAKSDVAVLISGESGTGKELIAKQVHQQSKRSDHALVTVNCSAIPNDLIDSALFGHVKGAFTGADKHKKGFFETADKGTLFLDEIADMPLSSQSSLLRVLESNELQKVGSDKITKVDVRLLAASHKDLKAQIEQGLFREDLFYRINVIPIKSPSLRERSSDISLLVEHFIDIICQRNGMAIKTIDDNCNDILSQYAWPGNVRELLNAVERMIIMGGEHLTQIDIPEEIQNSKLKLALDDEQLSLKEFKQLMEREYLLKKIEQYNGNITEVAKSLMIDRTHLHKKLTQHGIKRHQSFD; encoded by the coding sequence ATGATGAATAAAAAAATACTTGTTGTTGATGATGAAATAAATATTTGTCGTAGCATTAAAGCTTGTCTTCAACCGGAAGGTTATACGGTCACAAGCTGTTTGCAGGCAGATAAAGCGTTTTCTTGTTTGTTGGACGAGTTTTTCGATGTGGCAATCATTGATATAAGGCTTGGCAAAAGCAGTGGCATTGAGCTGTTTAAACAAATGCTGAGCGAAAACATAGCAACACCGGTTATTTTTATTTCGGGTAATGCCTCGCTCAATGAAGCAGCACAGACGTTAAAGTTAGGGGCTTATGATTTCATTGAAAAGCCTTTTAATGTCGACAAATTATTAGTCACCATTAAAAATTGTCTGGACTTTCAAAAACTAAAAACACGGGTTTCAAATTTAGAAGGGGCTCAACAAAGTGAGCTTTTGGGTGAACACCCGCTAATGGATAAACTTCGTCTGGAGATAAGCAAGGTTGCGAAAAGTGATGTTGCAGTGTTAATTTCAGGTGAAAGCGGCACCGGCAAAGAGTTGATTGCGAAACAAGTTCATCAACAAAGCAAACGATCGGATCACGCGCTAGTTACGGTGAATTGTTCAGCAATTCCAAATGACTTGATAGATAGTGCCTTATTTGGCCATGTTAAAGGTGCATTTACCGGTGCCGATAAACATAAAAAAGGTTTTTTTGAAACAGCAGACAAAGGTACCTTATTCCTTGATGAGATTGCCGATATGCCACTCAGCTCACAATCAAGTTTATTGCGAGTGTTAGAAAGTAACGAATTACAGAAAGTGGGTTCGGATAAAATTACGAAAGTAGATGTACGCTTATTAGCGGCGAGTCATAAAGATTTAAAAGCACAAATTGAACAAGGTTTATTTCGCGAGGACTTGTTTTATCGGATCAATGTGATTCCAATAAAATCACCTTCATTACGAGAGCGCAGTAGTGATATCTCATTATTGGTTGAACATTTCATTGACATTATTTGTCAACGTAATGGCATGGCAATAAAGACAATTGATGATAACTGCAATGATATATTGAGCCAATATGCCTGGCCCGGTAATGTCAGGGAATTGCTCAATGCTGTTGAACGAATGATTATTATGGGGGGAGAGCATTTAACTCAAATCGATATTCCCGAAGAAATTCAAAACTCTAAGTTAAAACTCGCGCTTGACGATGAACAATTATCGTTAAAAGAGTTTAAGCAGTTAATGGAGCGTGAATATTTATTAAAAAAAATAGAACAATATAACGGTAATATTACAGAAGTTGCTAAATCATTAATGATTGATCGTACTCATCTTCATAAAAAGTTAACTCAACACGGTATTAAGCGCCATCAAAGTTTTGATTGA
- a CDS encoding sensor histidine kinase — translation MQTKRINAYLIGAILMLSVLPLIASYLLLDEVLENTIALVVKTETEQVLQSYQNDLKHLKKLEPALAAHYKATFMQVSDELLIYQQPELLKGVLRDTYLTYYMILFVIVLLLSFTAAVLLNRRVALSYKTLMDSDVEKAKKLQELRYFDEWQQVAAKLAHEINNPLTPIEMMVSNLQRIHGKVDKASFADSLKDTESVVQEEVYKLKQMVNHFSQFAKLPEPVIQSCLINEYFNNFIRQYQQAWPSCVLSLTIEDELLTMAIAIDPLLINQSLINLINNAVQVNKNLKQINVVISVTLLDKKSLSVIIFNEGKSITKDKQAVIFNMYYSTQDHKENKGLGLSIVKKILLDQGADISCLLEDKGAAFQIILPLVKQNQLKIKKTFYDE, via the coding sequence ATGCAAACTAAACGTATCAATGCTTATTTGATTGGGGCAATATTGATGTTGTCAGTATTGCCCCTGATCGCCTCGTACTTATTATTGGATGAAGTGTTAGAAAATACCATTGCTTTGGTGGTAAAAACTGAAACCGAACAAGTGTTACAGAGCTATCAGAATGATTTAAAGCATCTGAAAAAATTAGAACCTGCATTGGCCGCTCACTATAAAGCAACATTTATGCAAGTAAGTGATGAATTATTAATTTATCAACAGCCTGAACTACTCAAAGGGGTATTACGAGATACGTATTTAACCTATTACATGATTTTATTCGTGATTGTGTTATTGCTTTCATTTACCGCTGCAGTACTGTTAAATCGTCGTGTTGCGCTTTCTTATAAAACGCTAATGGACAGTGATGTTGAAAAGGCAAAAAAACTGCAAGAGCTTAGGTATTTCGATGAGTGGCAGCAAGTCGCGGCTAAATTAGCGCACGAAATTAATAACCCATTAACGCCGATTGAAATGATGGTAAGTAATTTACAACGAATACATGGAAAAGTTGATAAGGCTAGCTTTGCGGATAGCCTTAAAGATACCGAAAGCGTAGTACAAGAAGAGGTGTATAAGCTCAAACAGATGGTTAATCATTTTAGTCAATTTGCCAAATTACCTGAGCCTGTAATTCAATCGTGTTTAATTAACGAGTATTTTAATAACTTTATCAGACAATATCAGCAAGCCTGGCCTAGCTGTGTTCTTTCGTTAACGATTGAAGATGAGTTATTGACAATGGCCATCGCCATTGATCCGTTATTGATTAATCAGAGTCTGATTAATTTAATCAATAATGCGGTGCAGGTAAATAAAAACCTAAAACAGATAAACGTTGTTATTTCAGTGACATTATTAGATAAAAAATCGCTTAGTGTGATCATTTTTAATGAAGGAAAGAGCATTACAAAGGATAAACAAGCGGTTATTTTTAATATGTATTACTCTACTCAAGACCATAAAGAAAACAAAGGCTTAGGCCTATCAATAGTGAAAAAAATATTGTTAGATCAAGGTGCTGATATTAGCTGTTTGTTAGAAGACAAGGGCGCAGCTTTTCAAATTATCTTGCCTCTGGTAAAGCAAAATCAATTAAAAATTAAAAAGACATTTTATGATGAATAA
- a CDS encoding S8 family peptidase, with translation MNLNSLKKITIIRSALSTLLLLSVAAFLFISNSPNLHKGSYIVQGASKPTLISAIESVGGEVVHNYSVIQAISALLTNQQADLVRNNHPMIRLFSDEKVKLSAHKLHAKSGKQADERNTYFPTQVGASQLHSQGITGNGIGVAIIDSGAAKFDGITKNSVGKKRKIHHHSVLKGSKASKDEYGHGTHITSLISNSSTTYNSNGEQVDSYNGIAPDVELTVVKAFDANGSSTYSDVLKAIEYVVENREKHNIKVLNLSFSAKPQSFYWQDPINQALMVAWQEGITVFASAGNSGSEAMSIGVPGNNPYVITIGATSDNYTPFDLSDDFVTSFSSAGPTVEGFVKPELVAPGGHMQGLMSHKSKIYKDYPEYADGNGYFLLSGTSQSTAVASGVAALMLQNDPYLTPDDIKCRLISSALAGTQGEGELSYSIFQQGAGMINAPWAVASDKVGCANQGMDIANEINDSQHYAGPARRGEDSGDFYILGVEGFEWDGLYNKAHLWPQAHLWPQAHLWPQAHLWPQAHLWPQAHLWPQAHLWPQAHLWPQAHLWPQAHLWPQAHLWPQSNLWGDTVIWEDAHLWPQSNSFLDMGSDINSVSFINKWIEQE, from the coding sequence ATGAATCTGAATTCATTAAAAAAAATAACAATAATAAGGTCTGCGCTAAGTACCTTGCTGCTACTTTCTGTAGCAGCGTTTCTTTTTATTTCTAACAGCCCTAATTTACATAAGGGCTCTTATATCGTGCAGGGCGCGAGCAAACCAACCTTGATATCTGCCATAGAATCTGTTGGTGGTGAGGTTGTTCACAACTATTCTGTGATACAAGCGATTTCCGCTTTGTTAACAAATCAGCAAGCTGATCTGGTTCGTAATAACCATCCTATGATACGTTTGTTTTCTGATGAGAAAGTCAAACTGAGTGCACATAAGTTGCATGCTAAATCAGGTAAACAGGCTGATGAACGCAATACCTACTTTCCAACACAAGTAGGCGCAAGCCAACTGCATTCTCAAGGCATCACAGGGAATGGGATCGGGGTAGCTATTATTGATAGTGGCGCTGCAAAATTTGATGGTATAACTAAAAACAGTGTTGGCAAAAAACGTAAAATTCATCACCATAGTGTGCTTAAAGGCAGTAAAGCATCAAAAGATGAATATGGTCATGGTACACACATCACCAGTTTAATTAGTAATAGCTCAACTACCTATAACAGCAATGGTGAACAAGTAGATTCGTACAATGGTATTGCCCCTGATGTAGAGTTAACGGTAGTTAAAGCGTTTGATGCTAATGGTAGCTCAACTTATAGCGATGTTTTAAAGGCAATTGAGTACGTTGTAGAAAATCGCGAAAAGCATAACATTAAAGTATTAAACCTTTCTTTTAGTGCTAAACCACAGTCGTTTTATTGGCAAGATCCAATCAATCAAGCCTTAATGGTCGCTTGGCAAGAAGGTATCACCGTTTTTGCTTCTGCCGGCAATAGTGGTTCAGAAGCAATGTCTATTGGCGTACCAGGAAATAACCCTTACGTAATAACTATTGGTGCGACTTCAGATAATTACACTCCGTTTGATCTTTCTGATGATTTCGTTACGTCATTTTCAAGTGCAGGCCCTACAGTAGAAGGTTTTGTTAAGCCTGAACTTGTTGCTCCAGGTGGTCATATGCAAGGTTTAATGAGCCATAAATCAAAAATTTATAAAGACTACCCTGAATATGCGGATGGTAATGGTTACTTTTTATTATCGGGCACATCGCAATCAACTGCTGTGGCAAGTGGTGTTGCAGCTCTTATGCTGCAAAACGATCCTTACTTAACGCCTGATGATATTAAATGTCGCTTAATATCTTCTGCCTTAGCAGGTACGCAAGGTGAAGGTGAATTGTCTTACAGTATCTTTCAACAAGGTGCTGGCATGATTAATGCCCCATGGGCAGTTGCCAGTGACAAAGTTGGTTGCGCCAATCAAGGTATGGACATTGCCAATGAAATAAATGATTCACAACATTATGCTGGTCCGGCTCGCCGCGGTGAAGACAGTGGTGATTTTTATATCTTAGGTGTTGAAGGCTTTGAATGGGATGGCTTATATAATAAAGCTCATTTATGGCCACAAGCTCACTTATGGCCACAAGCTCATTTATGGCCACAAGCTCATTTATGGCCTCAAGCTCATTTATGGCCACAAGCTCATTTATGGCCACAAGCTCATTTATGGCCACAAGCCCACTTATGGCCGCAAGCCCACTTATGGCCGCAAGCTCACTTATGGCCGCAAGCTCACTTATGGCCGCAATCCAACTTATGGGGTGATACGGTTATTTGGGAAGATGCCCATTTATGGCCACAATCAAATTCATTTTTAGATATGGGCAGTGATATTAACTCGGTGTCATTTATTAATAAATGGATTGAACAAGAGTAA
- the sbcB gene encoding exodeoxyribonuclease I — MNNNETASIFWHDYETWGVSPKLDKPSQFAGIRTDLDLNIIGEPEMFYCQPAVDYLPNPGAALVTGITPQKTQREGLTEAEFAARIHSLFSVPNTCVAGYNSVRFDDEVSRYLFYRNFYDPYEREYKNGNSRWDIIDMARLCYALAPEGINWPVNDEGRVSFRLELLTAENGISHEAAHDAMSDVYATIALAKLIKEKQPKLYNFVFNIRSKQEVTKHINLFEMTPFLHTSSKISPEQRNTSWYMPMDVDPTNKNAISCIDLSKDISPILELDSDTIKERLYTRHDELKELGQLPIPVKQVHINKCPIVAPAKTLTPERAALIGIDREQCLKNWKILKENAEAVKDKLALVFSKDYGESKDDAEHALYSGGFFSYADKDKMDMLKKLPPEQLATYPFNFSDPRLDTLLFRYRARNYPMTLSVEEQQKWQQYCQDKLTSNANGLTIDEYMIEIENFAHQYEEDKQKMSVLKALYDYVQG; from the coding sequence ATGAATAATAACGAAACCGCAAGTATCTTCTGGCACGATTATGAAACTTGGGGTGTATCTCCAAAACTTGATAAACCTTCACAGTTTGCAGGCATTAGAACAGACCTTGATTTAAACATTATTGGCGAGCCTGAAATGTTTTACTGTCAGCCAGCCGTTGATTACTTACCAAATCCAGGCGCGGCATTAGTTACGGGGATTACCCCACAAAAAACTCAACGTGAAGGGCTAACTGAAGCTGAATTTGCGGCACGCATTCACAGTTTATTTTCAGTACCAAATACTTGTGTTGCGGGTTATAACTCAGTGCGCTTTGATGATGAAGTAAGTCGATATTTATTTTACCGTAACTTTTATGATCCTTACGAGCGTGAATATAAAAATGGTAATAGCCGTTGGGATATTATTGATATGGCGCGTTTGTGCTATGCATTAGCTCCTGAAGGTATTAATTGGCCAGTTAATGATGAAGGCCGCGTAAGCTTCAGGTTAGAGCTATTAACTGCTGAAAATGGTATTAGTCATGAAGCGGCTCATGATGCTATGAGTGATGTTTATGCAACAATTGCCTTAGCTAAATTAATCAAAGAAAAACAACCTAAACTATACAATTTTGTGTTTAACATTCGCAGCAAACAGGAAGTAACCAAACATATCAATTTATTTGAGATGACGCCATTTTTACACACCTCATCAAAAATTAGTCCCGAGCAACGTAATACCAGTTGGTATATGCCAATGGATGTCGATCCGACGAATAAAAATGCCATCAGCTGTATTGATTTATCAAAAGATATTTCGCCGATATTAGAACTTGATAGTGACACCATAAAAGAGCGTTTATATACTCGGCATGATGAACTAAAAGAATTAGGTCAATTACCAATTCCGGTTAAACAAGTGCACATTAACAAGTGCCCTATTGTAGCGCCGGCTAAAACACTAACACCAGAACGAGCAGCGCTAATTGGTATAGATCGTGAGCAATGCTTAAAAAATTGGAAAATTTTAAAAGAAAATGCAGAAGCGGTTAAAGATAAGTTAGCATTGGTATTTAGCAAAGATTACGGCGAGTCTAAAGATGATGCTGAGCATGCATTGTATAGCGGCGGTTTCTTTAGTTATGCAGATAAAGATAAAATGGATATGCTGAAAAAGTTACCACCTGAGCAACTTGCTACCTACCCATTTAATTTTAGCGATCCGAGATTAGATACTCTACTGTTTAGATACAGAGCGCGAAACTATCCAATGACCTTGTCAGTAGAAGAACAACAGAAATGGCAACAATACTGCCAAGACAAACTAACCAGTAATGCTAATGGCTTAACAATTGATGAATATATGATTGAAATTGAAAATTTTGCTCATCAGTATGAGGAAGACAAACAGAAAATGTCGGTGTTAAAAGCATTGTATGACTACGTGCAGGGTTAA
- a CDS encoding BamA/TamA family outer membrane protein, translating to MFKRFLAKNTIALSVSATLLIAQQTHAQVVESRVNFSAEPASQADIVKAKVLIIDDIICSGNKDTDCEFILKKYYQTIGDVLDPNEVADAQLRLGTLFQLTDTNVYLEKGEQRDHVIVVFAVQEANNIQYEVSSGFQFSDFNENDYVYDCIGYSADYQRHYYQESPTGITDTRQIDSEYKDCDTQADLSSFYVTSKVTDFNFLGTGKELSFFLSYNDFERDVDSRVNTLTTNEYYSSDNYTFEQSTESYSNSHSQQHDTKVIGLRYFDPHLFGSAHYYLDSSLNYYSVETDVGADPDNNNLTAFDIALGYRFGRHSYFTLATSQLIGYEIPSDGTDYFNVPDRYSFSYGWNTENDALFPSQGEDFSVKAIFNRDIPESDSDELVVSYQKHTGLSADNIITLGAQTSLKQQDVFDKDNADKSALAEVSLRFSRNNIISKVSGVYSHWFIGVNLGVIYQDDVDVSSYQTRISEYIHEDNSKTITNDTTGRHYFRDNEANYFAGLQAGYTYQTQSVIYRFTLGYNQQDFD from the coding sequence ATGTTTAAACGTTTTTTAGCTAAGAATACTATCGCACTTTCAGTGAGTGCTACATTGCTTATTGCTCAGCAAACTCACGCTCAAGTTGTCGAATCCAGAGTTAACTTTTCAGCAGAGCCTGCATCACAAGCTGATATTGTTAAAGCCAAAGTCTTAATCATTGATGACATTATTTGTAGTGGCAACAAGGATACCGATTGTGAGTTTATTCTTAAAAAATATTATCAAACCATTGGAGATGTGCTTGACCCTAATGAAGTCGCCGATGCCCAGTTAAGATTAGGGACTTTATTTCAATTAACCGATACAAACGTGTATTTGGAAAAAGGTGAACAACGAGATCACGTTATCGTGGTTTTTGCAGTACAAGAAGCAAATAATATTCAATATGAAGTCAGTAGCGGTTTCCAATTTAGTGATTTTAATGAAAACGATTATGTTTATGATTGTATTGGTTATTCAGCCGATTACCAAAGGCATTATTATCAAGAATCACCAACCGGAATAACAGATACTCGGCAGATTGATTCGGAATATAAAGACTGTGACACGCAAGCCGATTTATCTTCATTTTACGTCACCAGTAAAGTCACTGATTTTAATTTTCTCGGTACAGGTAAAGAATTGTCTTTTTTCTTATCATACAATGATTTTGAAAGAGACGTAGACAGTAGGGTAAATACGCTAACCACTAATGAGTATTACTCCTCTGATAATTATACTTTTGAGCAAAGTACTGAAAGTTATAGTAATAGTCATTCACAACAGCATGATACTAAAGTGATCGGTTTGCGTTACTTTGATCCGCACTTATTCGGCTCTGCGCATTATTATCTCGATAGCTCGCTTAATTACTATAGTGTTGAAACTGATGTTGGTGCCGATCCTGATAATAATAATTTAACCGCTTTTGACATTGCTTTAGGATATCGTTTTGGTCGCCATTCCTATTTTACCCTTGCCACGTCTCAATTAATTGGTTATGAAATCCCCTCGGACGGAACCGACTACTTTAATGTACCAGACCGTTATTCTTTTAGTTATGGTTGGAATACTGAGAATGATGCGCTGTTTCCAAGCCAAGGTGAAGACTTTTCCGTTAAGGCAATTTTCAATCGTGACATTCCTGAGTCAGATTCAGATGAATTAGTGGTTTCCTACCAAAAACACACGGGCTTGAGCGCGGATAATATTATTACTTTAGGCGCGCAAACATCGTTAAAACAACAAGATGTCTTTGATAAAGATAATGCCGATAAAAGCGCGTTAGCAGAGGTGTCTTTACGATTCTCGCGTAACAATATAATCAGTAAAGTCTCAGGTGTTTACTCTCATTGGTTCATCGGCGTTAACTTAGGGGTTATTTATCAGGATGACGTGGATGTCAGCAGTTATCAAACAAGAATTAGCGAATACATCCATGAGGATAATAGTAAAACCATAACAAACGACACTACTGGCAGGCATTATTTTAGAGATAATGAAGCAAATTACTTTGCTGGCTTACAAGCGGGATATACATATCAAACTCAGAGTGTGATTTATCGCTTTACCCTGGGGTACAATCAGCAGGACTTTGATTAA